A stretch of the bacterium genome encodes the following:
- the trxA gene encoding thioredoxin translates to MALEFNDGNFREKVLESPIPVLVDFWAPWCGPCRMVGPTIEALAQDYEGRARVGKVNVDENPQIAASYGVMSIPTLIVFKGGAEVDRQIGAVGRDQLAALLDQALQS, encoded by the coding sequence ATGGCGCTCGAATTCAATGACGGTAACTTCCGCGAGAAGGTTCTGGAGTCTCCGATTCCGGTTCTGGTGGATTTCTGGGCACCCTGGTGCGGGCCTTGCCGGATGGTGGGTCCTACTATCGAGGCCCTGGCCCAGGATTACGAAGGCCGGGCCCGGGTGGGTAAAGTCAACGTCGACGAGAACCCTCAGATTGCGGCTTCCTACGGGGTGATGAGCATCCCCACCCTGATCGTCTTCAAGGGCGGCGCCGAGGTCGACCGCCAGATCGGCGCGGTCGGCCGCGATCAACTCGCGGCCCTGCTCGACCAGGCGCTTCAGAGCTGA
- a CDS encoding FAD-dependent oxidoreductase gives MTVFKEETPLEKLMSGNEYDIAVVGGGPAGLAAAVYAGRDRFRTVVIEKGLCGGEPVNIALIENYPGFPGGAAGAELALKFAEQAREFGAELAENEEVLELSAGSPGFSIRTSRRNLRASAVILGTGSRPRRLGIPGENELAGRGVSWCATCDGPFFKDKSVAVIGGGDAALGEAMFLTRFASRVLLVHRRQEFRGSRLLQERLGEYPRIETALGAVPVAVLGEKKVEGIRLRDRETGREWDEAVSGIFEYVGHEPNTAWLGGLLDLDETGRVVTGAMMETSVPGIFAAGDIRSGNLRQITIACGEGAVAAIAAREHLNR, from the coding sequence ATGACCGTTTTCAAGGAAGAAACACCCCTGGAAAAACTAATGAGCGGCAACGAATACGATATCGCCGTCGTCGGCGGGGGGCCGGCCGGCCTCGCGGCCGCGGTGTACGCCGGCCGCGACCGTTTTCGGACGGTCGTGATCGAGAAAGGCCTCTGCGGAGGGGAACCGGTCAACATCGCCCTGATCGAAAACTATCCCGGTTTCCCCGGGGGAGCGGCCGGAGCGGAGCTGGCGCTGAAATTCGCGGAGCAGGCCCGGGAATTCGGCGCCGAATTGGCGGAAAACGAGGAAGTTTTGGAGCTCTCGGCGGGGTCGCCCGGATTCAGCATCCGGACTTCGCGGAGGAATCTCCGCGCCTCCGCGGTTATTCTCGGGACCGGCAGCCGTCCCCGGCGGCTGGGCATCCCCGGGGAAAACGAACTGGCCGGACGGGGGGTGTCGTGGTGCGCCACCTGCGACGGCCCGTTCTTCAAGGATAAGTCCGTGGCCGTGATCGGAGGCGGCGACGCCGCCCTGGGAGAGGCGATGTTCCTGACCAGGTTCGCTTCCCGGGTACTGCTGGTTCATCGGCGGCAAGAGTTCCGGGGTTCCCGCCTGCTCCAGGAACGTTTGGGGGAGTATCCCCGGATCGAAACGGCACTGGGGGCGGTCCCCGTCGCCGTTCTCGGCGAGAAGAAGGTGGAGGGCATCCGCCTGAGGGATCGGGAGACCGGCCGGGAATGGGATGAGGCGGTGAGCGGCATCTTCGAATATGTGGGGCACGAGCCGAATACGGCCTGGTTGGGCGGCCTCTTGGACCTGGACGAAACCGGCCGGGTGGTGACCGGCGCCATGATGGAAACGTCGGTGCCCGGTATTTTCGCCGCCGGGGATATCCGCTCCGGGAACCTTAGGCAGATCACGATCGCATGTGGAGAGGGCGCGGTCGCGGCGATCGCCGCCCGGGAGCACCTTAATCGTTAA